TTGCACATTACATATTATGAATATGTTCCAGTTCACAGTTAGGATAGCATGAATCCATTCCTGAGGGATATGGGTTTGCAAGATTCTTTTAATAAATGCTGCAGACCAGAAGTTCCCAAAGTAGGTTGAATAACCTCCCTGGATAAGTATTATGTGGCACAAGATTTGAGACATTTGAGCAatcaaataatataaataagtCTTTTGTGTGCCTTAAAGAAACACAGGCCTCTTACGAAGAAATGTTTGGAACCACAGCTGTACAGAGGGACCAATTCATGGCATCATCTTATTGCACTGGTATTCCAACTATTTGAAAGCATGTTTcagattttatattaaaaagcaTATTCAAACATAGACATCCTTTTCAAAAGAAAGCACAGACACAAGTCACTGCCAacttaaactgtgtgtgtatatgtctcGTGTATGCAGGCTGTTCTTTTCCTCTGACAGTtactttttcattgtttacagctGTTCTTTTTCCATCAAGAGCAACATGGATACAAAGTTAGCCTTTGTCAATCCCTGGGCAGCCAAGCTTTTCCACCACCAGCAGATGGTGATGATACATTTGTTTAACCACTTGAACAGACAGAGTGGAAATAAGATAGATTTAGTTAgctttgtgtatatgtgtatgtgtgtgtgtgtgtgtgtgtgtgtgtgtgtatgtgtgtgtgggggtgggtgggtcaGTCTACAGCTCCAAAaggttttcttctttcaaatcCTCCTCTGTTGGTTTTGCGCCACTCATGGCCATCGTTTCCCCACCTGCAGGCAAAAAATGAGGACAAATCAGACCGTGAATCAGATGGTGAAGATAAAAAGAGAACCTAGAAAACTTTTGAATCCACCCTTTTCCCACAAAAATACCTTGGTTTAGGTCTGCATCTTTCTCTGTCCAGGACTCGCCTGAGCCTGTCTCACTTTCAAAGGCTTGGTCTGCCACAAGGTAAGCTGCAGAGCCTTCATAACTTCCAGAACCATCCTCAGACTGGACAGTCTCAGGTGACTCGCCCTCTTCATTTGGCCTCAatgcttcctcctctccctcctccacgGGCTCAGCCTCTCTGGAAACAGAACAAGAAGCAGACATTGAAAAATTGCTTCTCAGcttttcaatattttctgatattttacagACCAATGATTAATTGAGAaattattgttactgttataATCATTAGATGCAACAATgctgcacatgtacagtatcattctgcacagtaacaacaaccaaaacacattttcaaatggGTGTTGCTTTGTTAATGTTATCTCGTGCTGAAGCTGTTTCTCCATAAAGATAATTGTTTGACAGAAGTTGTTGCAGGCTTAAACACCTACAAAGGTGTTCTCACTTATGTTGCCTGACTAGACTGATGACTGTGTGACCGTGAACAGACTGTGCTTGACTGACAGCATTATGACCCTCCTGTTAGCACTCAAAGTGTTATCACCTCAAGTGGTTCAAGACCTGTAAGCAGCATTAACTTATACATGATCTGACTGCGTTGTTAATCATATTCTACTTTATACACGGTTGTCTGTCTTTCAAGAGTTGTTGCAATAAATTAGTAAAAGTGAGAAAGTGCAATTTCCAATTTAATTATTGGcttattatacatatatatataaatatgtattgttttttttttacatgtcacCTGGTATTTCTCAAACACGGGTATCAGAGCAAAGAGGCAGATACAAACAATGGACCAGAAATGGCAGACCACCAAACGTCACAACCCACTTCCTCTCAACACTTccctctgacttcctgttcgAGGCGAGGTGCAGAAGAGAGGGCTGCTTTGTAAGCAAGTTGAATTGATGTGGAGGATGAAGATAAGACTCACAAAAATTCGATGAGAATAATCTCCATATGCAAAGTCATCTACTTTCATTTACTCCAACCATCATTTCCACTTGACTTGTGTCGTCTACAGTTCTTGCCTCCCTCTGTGTCACCGCTCTGTGGTACCAAATGTGTACAGAAGCTTTACAACCAAGGTGTGTGATCAGACCAGGTAAAATCACAAGGCGGGGAATGGAGTAGCATACAGTATGCCATGTCAATGATAATGTCAAATTGTTTATGACTTATTAACTTTTATGGTACTTAAGTCGATGGAGACAGCATATCACTGAAGGAAATGtcatgacaaaaatattttcacttttgacaCTGAATATGGCTCATTGACTTGCTTTAGCGATCAAAACAATCCTCACTTTGGGATTATTTCCATTCAGTGATATAAGGTGGTTTGTCCTATTTTAGCATGCATTTTGCATAACCTGGGTGAGACATAAACTGGACAGAAAGGTTTTGCATTTTCAAGTAAGTCAGCCGCCAACAGTGATAGTAAACATGATGTGTTTGACACAGTATGACTCATATTGCAATAATAGATGTCATCTTTACAGGCACTACTCTGCCAACAGCTCATTTCAGAGATTAATTCTACAGTAGAACTGCATGCACATTGCAAATGTACAGCGTGGAGTGGAGAGCCAGCTGAAattgtgacaaaaacaagttaTGCAATTAGTGAATTTTCACGCACATCTTTATTAGCAAAGGGTGTCTGTCTTAGTAGGCTGTTTCCATAAGATGGTCTAGACTGACTTTACGCCCACTGTAATGGAGCAAACAGTACACAGAGCTCAAGTAGGCTGCcataacgcacacacacacgcacaacagAATTCAGATTACATGTACATGAGTTACTAAGTTATCGTTGTACTTTTGCTCTTTACAGCTCATTAGATGCAGTACGTTTGTAAGTATTTGTACTTTTCTctaatttctgtctgtctttccctctGTACActtttttcatgtcatgtgtATAAGATAGACAGGTTAGACTAAAATTATCCTTTTCGGTGCAGTGAAAAAAATTGGCCATCGATATCGCTATAAATTACATAAACTCCCATTTCTGCACTATGTGACAATATGAAATAGTCAGTAAACTCTTGAGGTCTTACTTATTCCAGCCCAAACCTCCCTGCCCTGTCCCTGTCAGTCCGTCTGTCTTTATCCCTCCACACTGTCTATTCTGGCTTTTCTTGGCCACCTACCTCACACTTACATACtctcagacaaacacatgaatacacacacagaggccgTGTTACCCGAGTTGTGCTGACCAAGGTGACAGATCCAATGCAGCATCAGCATTTCTATATTTAAAGTCTGCATTTATCCAACAGTAACAGTTTACTGTGCTATCTCAAAGATGGTTGTTTTGGCAGTGAAGTGAGCTCACTGCTATTGAGACACTCTCACCTTACTGTGAACAAGTCAAAGAGCTAAAAAACCATTGCACCCCGAgcttgcacacactcacaaccaTGAATACTTACAGATACTGTGCTGTTGAAGCAGGCAGTTTGCTTGGTAGTTCTGGACTCCATGCCATTTTTGGACTTTGTAGAGTCACACAGTTGGCCTGGTCGCCCTCAGGATTACATCGCACAAACTTATACACAGCAGTTGTAGGTGCTCCTAGACATAGAAAGAAGGTCATTGATGTTTGAtgaattttcttgtttttcgTGCAGCATTTTATGCAATAATTCACTTTGGTCAAGAGTCTACTTGGGAAACATCTGGTTGCTCATGTGAATTAGTTCAGTGTGGCAAATGGGGTTTACCAGTTCCATATTTGGAGTGTCTCAGGAGATTACAACATTATTCTGCACAAGGTCAAAGTGACAGTTGGCCTGATGGCCTTCAGAACTCATAATTCACTTCAGTAAAGTCTTACAAAAGGAAGTAACAGCTCCATAGCCTGTTCTCAGCCCATCGCAGCAAGCTGATCACAGAGCTTATCCGATGCTAAAGATATTAACAGTTATTTTACACCAGCATCCAGTGTGAAGAGCATCAAATGTTTCAGTCGTCCTTCTACGTAAGACAAAGTTCATGTTAAACGAAATTCACGCTGACTGCGTGATGACTGGTGTAGGGATTCTGTTATGGATTAATGAATGCTGAATCAAAcaaaatttgcattaaaaataagaaagtaaacattgttttcattttgaaaagctgATGCCACATTTCTGCATCACACTGATACTACTGCCAAAGTAATCTAACACCATCTATCACATGGACTATTGATATCTGACAGTTGTATCCAAATCATTTAATTGGAAAATACCCGTTTTAaaagggtgtgtttgtgtgacagtttgaattgtgtgtgtctgtaagaaAGGACAGATGGCATAATTGGCTGGTGTTGCCCCTGTAGCGTTTGGTTGCTCATG
The Scatophagus argus isolate fScaArg1 chromosome 1, fScaArg1.pri, whole genome shotgun sequence DNA segment above includes these coding regions:
- the srgn gene encoding serglycin, with the translated sequence MKLSLFVVISCLALHNGNGAPTTAVYKFVRCNPEGDQANCVTLQSPKMAWSPELPSKLPASTAQYLEAEPVEEGEEEALRPNEEGESPETVQSEDGSGSYEGSAAYLVADQAFESETGSGESWTEKDADLNQGGETMAMSGAKPTEEDLKEENLLEL